One part of the Geoanaerobacter pelophilus genome encodes these proteins:
- a CDS encoding helix-turn-helix domain-containing protein produces MSKNVSFGSFIAETRKSKNQSQKELATQINISPQYLNDIEHDKRFPSSPQLIEQIAAALEIGPDYLSYLAGRIPEEVKDQKLDQATFQKAMLAFRKATGK; encoded by the coding sequence ATGTCTAAAAATGTGAGTTTTGGATCGTTTATCGCCGAAACACGCAAATCGAAGAACCAAAGTCAAAAAGAGCTTGCCACACAAATTAATATCTCTCCCCAGTATCTTAACGACATTGAGCACGACAAGCGTTTCCCTAGTTCCCCCCAGTTGATCGAACAAATCGCCGCAGCACTTGAAATCGGTCCTGATTATCTGTCATACCTTGCAGGTCGAATTCCTGAAGAAGTCAAAGATCAAAAATTGGATCAGGCAACTTTTCAAAAAGCAATGCTGGCATTCCGCAAGGCAACAGGTAAATAG
- a CDS encoding ImmA/IrrE family metallo-endopeptidase: MPKIIRDSTGKFRQRPHYEQGELDMECEKIVCEFLRSLYGKIEFPIATDDITKLIEKHTSDFDQYADLSEYGESVEGLTEFFPKGKPKVSISAKLSEASNYENRFRTTMTHELGHVIFHDYLYKMELIESGAASIQICKRDDIISKSKYAGARDWMEWQAGYACGAFLMPASHLKKTVDNFLATKGADTDGLIDAVVTRFQVSKDAARVRLSVTNHLK; encoded by the coding sequence ATGCCTAAAATCATCCGTGATTCTACCGGGAAATTCAGACAGCGCCCTCACTATGAGCAAGGCGAACTCGACATGGAGTGCGAAAAAATCGTCTGCGAATTCTTGCGGTCCCTTTACGGAAAAATTGAATTTCCAATTGCGACGGATGACATAACCAAGCTCATCGAAAAGCACACCTCGGATTTTGACCAGTACGCAGACTTATCGGAGTATGGGGAGAGCGTTGAGGGACTTACGGAATTCTTTCCAAAGGGCAAGCCCAAGGTTTCAATTTCAGCAAAGCTTTCTGAAGCATCGAATTACGAGAACCGTTTTCGCACAACAATGACGCATGAACTGGGTCATGTAATTTTTCACGACTATCTATACAAAATGGAACTGATTGAATCCGGTGCTGCGTCTATCCAGATTTGCAAACGGGATGACATTATCTCGAAATCTAAATATGCGGGAGCGAGAGATTGGATGGAATGGCAAGCTGGGTATGCTTGTGGTGCGTTTCTGATGCCTGCTTCACACCTGAAAAAGACCGTCGATAATTTCTTGGCTACGAAAGGCGCGGATACTGATGGTCTTATCGATGCCGTTGTGACAAGATTTCAAGTGTCAAAGGACGCTGCTCGTGTCCGTTTGTCAGTAACTAATCATCTGAAATAA
- a CDS encoding HesA/MoeB/ThiF family protein — translation MCDDRYDRQSFLGDNSQDKIRACTVGIIGLGGGGSHISQQLAHIGFQKYVLYDPDIPEETNLNRLVGATAKDVEDGTPKVIIAERLIRGLDRDADIYLIQENWQDNHERLKTCDIIFGCVDGYKGRMELETFCRRRMIPYIDIGIDVHQVENAPPNLSGQVIISMPGGPCMQCLQFITEGKMGKEAAKYGAAGHNPQVIWANGVVASTAVGFAVDIITGWTNEMPCIHMCYEGNLGRMIPHPLLKYKPQTCIHYPPDQVGKAMFCLL, via the coding sequence ATGTGTGATGATCGCTACGACCGACAGTCATTTTTAGGCGACAACTCTCAAGACAAAATCCGAGCCTGCACAGTCGGAATCATCGGATTAGGCGGTGGCGGGTCGCATATCTCGCAGCAGCTGGCGCATATTGGGTTTCAGAAATACGTGCTTTATGACCCAGACATCCCAGAGGAGACCAATCTGAACCGTCTCGTCGGAGCTACCGCTAAAGACGTTGAGGATGGCACCCCGAAAGTCATCATTGCCGAACGCCTCATACGCGGACTTGATCGCGATGCAGACATTTATCTGATTCAGGAAAACTGGCAGGACAATCACGAGCGACTGAAAACATGCGACATTATCTTCGGCTGCGTCGATGGGTACAAAGGCCGAATGGAGCTTGAAACATTCTGTCGCAGACGGATGATTCCGTACATTGATATTGGGATTGACGTCCATCAGGTTGAGAATGCTCCCCCGAACTTGAGCGGCCAAGTAATTATTTCCATGCCTGGTGGCCCCTGCATGCAGTGTCTGCAATTTATCACCGAGGGGAAAATGGGGAAAGAAGCTGCAAAGTACGGTGCTGCCGGTCATAACCCGCAGGTAATCTGGGCCAATGGAGTAGTCGCCTCGACCGCGGTCGGATTCGCAGTAGACATCATCACCGGTTGGACAAATGAGATGCCCTGTATTCACATGTGCTACGAAGGGAATCTCGGAAGAATGATTCCGCACCCCCTATTGAAATATAAGCCCCAGACATGCATCCATTATCCGCCGGATCAAGTGGGTAAAGCTATGTTTTGTTTGCTGTAA
- a CDS encoding DUF3631 domain-containing protein — protein MRSNIDKFKNRMASHGLPCPDEILADGEPHYFYVMCESDQEQACYIFCPEKPSAGVFGVLGDKDSIKKWSVKALGEATQAKLVIKIGDMKKRLQQALLDAQKPRQDELSSSIPSEHSVFEGLDEGDRKAIINLAALSPFDYDRVRKQEATKLSIRLMTLDKRVAKLRRLLLAISVQGPKLMKDISDIFEITEKRISTEALILNLSNKDKIWSDYNNGKPIHPKQLASILELYGIESRDIRFDDRILKGYSRDMFESLI, from the coding sequence ATGAGGTCTAATATCGACAAATTCAAAAACCGTATGGCAAGTCACGGATTGCCCTGTCCAGATGAAATTTTAGCTGATGGTGAGCCGCATTATTTTTATGTTATGTGCGAATCTGACCAAGAACAGGCTTGTTATATCTTTTGCCCAGAGAAGCCCTCGGCAGGTGTTTTCGGCGTTTTGGGAGATAAGGATAGTATCAAGAAGTGGTCTGTGAAAGCCTTAGGTGAGGCTACTCAGGCCAAACTTGTTATAAAGATCGGGGACATGAAAAAGCGGCTTCAACAAGCTTTGCTTGATGCCCAGAAGCCAAGGCAAGATGAACTATCATCATCAATACCCAGTGAGCACAGTGTATTTGAAGGATTAGACGAGGGAGACCGTAAAGCGATCATCAATCTAGCGGCTCTATCTCCCTTTGATTATGACCGTGTCAGAAAGCAGGAGGCTACGAAATTGTCGATTCGACTGATGACACTAGATAAAAGGGTTGCGAAATTACGACGGCTTTTACTTGCGATAAGCGTACAGGGACCCAAACTGATGAAGGATATTTCTGATATTTTTGAAATAACAGAGAAAAGAATTAGTACTGAGGCTTTAATATTAAATCTGAGCAATAAGGATAAGATATGGTCAGATTATAATAACGGTAAGCCTATTCACCCTAAACAACTTGCTAGCATTTTAGAACTGTATGGTATCGAAAGCCGTGATATTAGATTTGATGATAGGATATTGAAAGGTTATTCAAGGGATATGTTTGAATCACTTATTTAA
- a CDS encoding helix-turn-helix transcriptional regulator, protein MAVKKVVEQLDVEGLIESRFRELGRELRDILRVQLFEPGDEISGSGNAKPPGMGNLCGQSDSTTDRLIRLNEVLERIPVSRSTWWAGVKSGRFPAPVRNLGPRIAAWRLSIIMKIAKGEGWQ, encoded by the coding sequence ATGGCGGTAAAGAAAGTCGTGGAGCAGTTGGATGTAGAGGGGTTGATCGAGAGTCGGTTCCGTGAGTTGGGTAGGGAGTTGAGGGACATTTTAAGAGTGCAGCTGTTTGAACCAGGCGATGAAATATCTGGTAGCGGGAATGCCAAACCACCTGGAATGGGTAACCTATGCGGCCAGAGCGATAGCACTACTGATAGGTTGATTCGATTGAACGAGGTGCTAGAACGTATTCCTGTCTCGCGGTCAACCTGGTGGGCGGGGGTAAAATCTGGTCGTTTTCCAGCTCCGGTTCGTAACTTAGGGCCAAGAATTGCTGCGTGGAGACTGTCAATAATCATGAAAATTGCGAAAGGGGAGGGATGGCAATGA